From one Streptomyces sp. NBC_00539 genomic stretch:
- a CDS encoding TniB family NTP-binding protein has product MVTDADQETHDDPYASPSTWREWTRFVDTEPPCLPGTGPWNAEERLDYHSRFVILSTPIMAKISLTLRRLMILNRRHNGTARRGLLISGPPTTGKTTTLQQLGRSFHLADRARHGGLDERLPVVFLSVPPAATPKMLVSELARFLDLPITTSMNQARITDIVCATLHQLGTRLVLVDDVHLLNTRTRNGAETSDQMKHLSERIPATFVYAGVALDASPLLTGVRGTQIAGRFKTVRNPPLPHGSPAQRTAWEGLIQGMDQALRLEAHHKGALVRHAPYLHHRTGGRIGSLSALVREAAIAAILDGTEKITKQLLNDIDLDELAEHTPGTQRRR; this is encoded by the coding sequence GTGGTGACGGACGCCGACCAAGAGACGCACGACGATCCGTACGCGTCACCAAGTACCTGGCGCGAGTGGACACGGTTCGTCGACACCGAACCACCATGTCTGCCCGGGACCGGCCCCTGGAACGCCGAGGAACGCCTGGACTACCACTCCCGATTCGTAATCCTGTCCACCCCCATCATGGCCAAGATCTCCCTCACCCTGCGCCGGCTGATGATCCTCAACCGGCGGCACAACGGCACCGCCCGGCGAGGGCTGCTGATCTCCGGGCCACCGACCACCGGAAAGACCACCACCCTGCAGCAGCTCGGCCGGTCCTTCCACCTCGCCGACCGCGCCCGCCACGGCGGCCTCGACGAGCGCCTGCCAGTGGTGTTCCTGTCCGTCCCACCGGCCGCGACCCCGAAGATGCTCGTATCCGAACTGGCCCGATTCCTCGACCTGCCCATCACCACAAGCATGAACCAGGCCCGCATCACCGACATCGTCTGCGCCACCCTGCACCAGCTCGGCACCCGGCTCGTCCTGGTCGACGACGTCCACCTCCTCAACACCCGGACCCGCAACGGCGCCGAGACCTCCGACCAGATGAAACACCTCAGCGAACGCATCCCCGCGACGTTCGTCTACGCGGGCGTCGCCCTCGACGCCTCACCCCTGCTGACCGGAGTCCGCGGCACCCAGATCGCCGGCCGCTTCAAGACCGTCCGCAACCCTCCCCTGCCACACGGCAGCCCCGCCCAGCGCACAGCCTGGGAAGGACTGATCCAGGGCATGGACCAGGCGCTGCGACTGGAAGCCCACCACAAGGGCGCACTGGTCCGGCACGCCCCCTATCTCCACCACCGCACCGGCGGCCGCATCGGAAGCTTGTCCGCCCTCGTACGGGAAGCAGCGATCGCCGCCATCCTCGACGGCACCGAGAAGATCACCAAGCAGCTCCTCAACGACATCGACCTCGACGAACTCGCCGAACACACCCCCGGCACCCAAAGGCGGCGCTGA